One Chionomys nivalis chromosome 4, mChiNiv1.1, whole genome shotgun sequence genomic region harbors:
- the LOC130873021 gene encoding phospholipid scramblase 2-like, producing MPMEAPRPGTHLPAGYVPQYPPAAFQGPSAHTGHPAALQTGYQGPQSAYPGPQLGYTVATAGSGGYNAAQLPIQRSQAIILVNTQWMPAPPPLQNCPPGLEYLSQIDQILIHQQTELLEVLTGFETNNKFEIKNSLGQMVYLAVEDTDCCTRNCCEAARPFTLRILDNLGQEVMTLERPLRCSSCCFPCCLQEIEIQAPPGVPIGYVTQNWHPCLPKLTLQNEKKENVLKIVGPCVACTCCTDIDFEIRSLDEQSRIGKISKQWSGCVKEAFTDSDNFGIQFPLDLDVKMKAVTLGACFLIDYMFFEGCE from the exons ATGCCAATGGAGGCTCCCCGCCCAGGAACACACTTGCCAGCTGGGTATGTCCCTCAGTATCCACCAGCAGCATTCCAAG GACCTTCGGCACATACTGGACACCCTGCTGCACTCCAGACTGGCTACCAAGGTCCCCAGTCTGCTTACCCGGGGCCTCAGCTTGGCTACACAGTCGCAACAGCTGGCAGTGGAGGTTATAATGCAGCCCAGCTTCCTATTCAAAGAAGCCAGGCTATCATTCTCGTGAATACCCAGTGGATGCCAGCACCGCCACCTCTTCAGAACTGCCCACCTGGGCTAGAATACTTAAGTCAG ATAGATCAGATTCTGATTCATCAGCAAACTGAACTTCTGGAAG TCTTAACAGGCtttgaaacaaataataaatttgaaattaagAACAGCCTCGGGCAGATGGTTTACCTAGCTGTGGAAGATACTGACTGCTGCACTCGGAACTGCTGTGAAGCAGCTAGACCTTTCACCTTGAGGATCCTGGACAATCTGGGCCAAGAGGTCATGACTCTGGAGAGACCCCTGAGATGCAGTAGCTGTTGCTTTCCCTGCTGTCTCCAGGAG ATAGAAATTCAAGCTCCTCCTGGTGTGCCCATAGGTTATGTGACTCAGAACTGGCATCCATGTCTGCCAAAATTGACTCTTCAAAATGAGAAGAAGGAGAATGTTCTAAAAATTGTTGGTCCGTGTGTTGCATGTACCTGCTGTACAGACATTGACTTTGAG aTCAGATCTCTAGATGAACAATCCAGAATCGGCAAGATCTCCAAGCAGTGGTCGGGGTGTGTGAAAGAGGCCTTCACAGACTCAGATAACTTTGGGATCCAGTTCCCGCTTGACCTTGATGTGAAGATGAAGGCTGTGACTCTCGGAGCGTGTTTCCTCATA GATTACATGTTTTTTGAAGGCTGTGAGTAG